CCCACCCTTGAATTATTTAGCTGGCCTGTTCCTCAACTCCCTACAGTTTCCGCTAGGGGCTAGTGCCTATTTCCAAAATTGCCTGGATTTAGGTCAAACCCAAACCTACGACCAAAGTTTCCCCTTTAACCAGGCCTACATGGGGCAGTTTGCGGCCAATATGTTAAGCCAATGTCATCTAGAGTTATCCCCAAAATAGAGTCATTTCTATCAAAACTGAGACAGTAAAAACTGCTAACTGTAATGGTTTCAGGTAGGTTAGTATTTAATTCCTAGGTAAATAAATATAAACTCTAATTTATGATTTAATACATTTCAATTAATAAACAATAATCCACTTAAAGCTTAGTTCTGAGTAGAAGGGGAGGCTTTACCCTCAACCGCTAAGTGAGCCAAAAAGGCTGTGATCTACTCGGCTCCCATATCCAGTAGATATAGGACTTCTCAGTTTGATAGGAGTAATGTTTGATTCGCAGAGCATGACTGGCCTGCACTAAGAGTTTTGGCGGTGGGACGTTAATACTCATAAAAACTGATAAACAACTGATATAGATGATTATCTAGTAAAATATTAAATAATGATTAAATTTGGGGTATTTTCAGGCAAAAGGAATTACAAATATACCTCAGACTTAGTTATCTAGCTTTTTGCTGTAGATATACTAGTTTCACAGACAGCGGTTCAAGATGTTTCGTTAGGATAATCGAGAGATGTTCTAAATGACAGCGAAAGAGCTTGGAGGAATCGAGCCGTCTGTAGAACAAACGTATTGTAGCCGACTGCAACTAGTATAGTTTGTGTGTGTCCAAGTTATTTGGCAGCGGCTAAACTTACTGCCGTTAGACCGCAAAGAACACGTTCAGCGCGCAAAGAAGGGATGTGGGTATGGCCAAGCTCGTGTTCGGAATGAACCAGTCCCTGGACGGCTACGTCGACTTTATTGAGTTTGCACCAAACCCCACGCTCTTCCGCCACTTCATTGAGGAGGCTCAAGGGCAGGCGGGTAGTGTGTACGGTCGCAAAATGTATGAGGTCATGCGTTCCTGGGACGACGATCACCCTGAATGGGATGCAGAGGAATATGCTTTTGCGGTGGCGTGGCGGAACCAGCCGAAATGGGTCGTCTCGCGCTCGTTGAAATCGGTCGGCCCCAACGCCATGCTTATTAAGCATGATCTTGAGGGCGCGATCCGCGCGTTGAAGGCCGAGCGCGACGGGGAGATCGAAGTTGCTGGCCCGGACTTGGCGCACAGCCTCACCGAACTTGGCCTGATCGATGAGTATCGAATCTACCTGCACCCCGTCGTGCTTGGTCACGGTAAACCATATTTCGCCGGACCTCGACCGCCGCTCCAACTCACGACTCATGACCGGATTGGCGACGATGTGATCAGGTTGACCTACGTACCTGCTGAATCTCGCGACTCGCCGGACAGAAATCGCCGCTAAAGTGTCTAAGGTGCAGCTCAGTGCGGGCCCAACCAGGTGCTGCACCGGAACGCCTTAGTATGTCGGTTTGGTCTTAAAGTTTATCTGCGTCCGGTGAGCTTGGTCGTTAGACGGCTTGAGTCCTTTGTTGAGGCGTTACTGATGATTGTTGATGAGACACTCAGCATTAAGTTAGTTTTGAACCCAGAAAAGTTTTTTCTCAGGTGTGATATGTTTATTCAGTCGGTTCTGCCGGAGTTCAGCCGCCAGAGGTAACGGGGAAAGTTTGGTGTGAGTCCAACACTGTCCCGCAACTGTAATGAGATTATGAAAATCTCTGAGTCAGGATGCCCGCCGATGATCTAACTCATTTCTATATCTGCGAGGTACAGAGAATGGATAAGTTTAAGGATTTTCGATTTTCCTGTTTTAGTAAGGTTTCCCAACAAGCAGGCGCATTGGCTGTTTTGATAAGTGTTTTGTTGCTGACAGCAACTCCTGCTTCTGCCCATCATGGAATGGGGGGTAGAATGCCATCCACCTTCTTCGAGGGTTTCATATCTGGTATAGCCCATCCCCTGATTGGACTTGACCATTTTGCGTTTATTGTGGCAATTGGTTTGCTTGGTGCAATCAAACGGCAAGGAATCTTGATTCCGATTTCGTTTGTGTTAACAGCGATGCTTGGCACAGGGGCGCACCTAGCAGGCATCAATTTTCCGGGGGTAGAGCTATTTGTCTCTGGATCAATCTTGTTATTCGGTATTTTGTTGGTTATAAAGGATAGCCCCAATACTGGTGTCATTGCAGGTTTGTCAGCAGTTGCCGGTTTATTCCATGGTTATGCCTATGGTGAGTCCATTTTCGGTGCGGAGATGACCCCTTTACTGGCATATCTCATAGGCTTTACAGTTGTTCAACTTTTTGTGTCACTCCTTGCGTTCCGGGTTGGCAAGGCAACCATTCTTAGGCGAGAAGCGGAGCTACAATCTCCAGCCAAGCTGCGTTCTGCTGGTCTAGTGATTTGTGGTGTTGGGCTCGCTTTCTTCGCTTCTCAAGTCATTGCAGTTATATTTCCTGTTCCTGGAGGTTAGAGGTGAGTAAAACCGCCGTCTAACGTTATTTCAAGCAATGACCCTTAGACAACACTTCTAGCTTGTGGGTTGAAACCTGGGGTAATTCTGAATTGGTCAAGTGCTTTGGATAGGCAGATGGGAGTCAATCTTGGGAAAGCTGGTTTTCGAGTTTGCGGAGTCGCTTCATTAATTGGGGCAATTGCTTAAGTTCAGCGACCACGCGTAACCACACCTTATGATCCATCGCTGGATAACCACTGACCCGACTTCCAGCTGGGAGAGAATTATTAATGCCCGTTTTGGCCCCAGCCATTGTCCCATCCCCAATACTTAAATGCCCCGCCGCCCCCACCTGTCCTGCCAGAACTACATGATTACCGACTTGGGTTGAACCCGCCAGGCCAACCTGTCCACATAAGAGTGAATGCTGACCCACTGTGCAGTTATGGGCAATCTGAACCAGATTATCTACCTTTGTGCCCTTGCCTA
Above is a window of Pseudocalidococcus azoricus BACA0444 DNA encoding:
- a CDS encoding HupE/UreJ family protein; amino-acid sequence: MDKFKDFRFSCFSKVSQQAGALAVLISVLLLTATPASAHHGMGGRMPSTFFEGFISGIAHPLIGLDHFAFIVAIGLLGAIKRQGILIPISFVLTAMLGTGAHLAGINFPGVELFVSGSILLFGILLVIKDSPNTGVIAGLSAVAGLFHGYAYGESIFGAEMTPLLAYLIGFTVVQLFVSLLAFRVGKATILRREAELQSPAKLRSAGLVICGVGLAFFASQVIAVIFPVPGG
- a CDS encoding dihydrofolate reductase family protein, with the translated sequence MAKLVFGMNQSLDGYVDFIEFAPNPTLFRHFIEEAQGQAGSVYGRKMYEVMRSWDDDHPEWDAEEYAFAVAWRNQPKWVVSRSLKSVGPNAMLIKHDLEGAIRALKAERDGEIEVAGPDLAHSLTELGLIDEYRIYLHPVVLGHGKPYFAGPRPPLQLTTHDRIGDDVIRLTYVPAESRDSPDRNRR